In one Agathobacter rectalis ATCC 33656 genomic region, the following are encoded:
- a CDS encoding serine/threonine-protein kinase produces MSDYKIISALNEEHKVYLVQSVLSGNLYVQKILDVYNMRVYEYLYRNPVAGIPRLINYYEDGNQLIVIEEYISGTSLQEKIDNSDLSVSDIRSYMIMLCNILEALHSMTPPIIHRDIKPSNIIITSYNYAMLLDFNAAKQFSGQNESDTVLIGTPGYAAPEQYGFGSSSPKTDIYSLGIVLREMLGSITPVPDIAPILHQLNLIAERCTQMTPAARYQSVAELKNAVSQSYYPAQHSTSAAGNSSQYAHHNHDNANNATNANADTAKRAIHDSASRFLPPGFRTRTPWKMLLSSVAYLFIIWLCLSLELENTYGAKLWLERIFCLGMFIFAIFCGFNYLNVQNILPLCKSKNRFMHYVGIILLDVAVIFALFVIMFIIESVAFPIK; encoded by the coding sequence ATGAGCGATTACAAAATAATCTCAGCCTTAAATGAAGAACACAAGGTTTATCTGGTTCAATCTGTGCTTTCCGGCAATCTTTATGTCCAGAAAATCCTTGATGTATACAATATGCGCGTGTACGAATACCTTTATCGCAATCCTGTGGCCGGTATTCCGCGCCTTATCAATTACTATGAAGATGGCAACCAGCTTATCGTAATCGAGGAGTATATAAGCGGAACCTCCCTGCAGGAAAAAATAGACAACTCTGACCTTAGTGTTTCCGATATCAGAAGCTACATGATTATGCTCTGCAATATACTTGAAGCTCTGCACTCGATGACTCCGCCTATAATCCACCGCGATATAAAGCCGTCAAATATCATAATCACCAGTTATAACTATGCAATGCTTTTAGATTTCAATGCCGCAAAACAATTTTCCGGACAAAACGAGTCTGATACCGTGCTTATCGGCACTCCCGGATATGCAGCTCCCGAGCAGTATGGCTTTGGCTCTTCATCTCCGAAAACAGACATATATTCTCTCGGTATAGTACTGCGCGAAATGCTTGGCAGCATCACTCCGGTTCCCGACATTGCTCCAATTTTGCACCAGCTTAACCTGATTGCAGAAAGATGTACTCAGATGACACCAGCCGCAAGATACCAGTCTGTGGCAGAGTTAAAAAATGCCGTATCGCAGTCATATTATCCTGCGCAGCACAGCACTTCTGCTGCCGGTAATTCAAGTCAATATGCACACCATAACCATGATAATGCAAACAATGCAACCAATGCCAATGCCGATACTGCTAAACGAGCTATCCACGACAGTGCTTCCCGTTTTCTCCCACCCGGATTTCGCACGAGAACTCCATGGAAAATGCTGCTATCCTCAGTCGCATATCTGTTCATAATATGGCTTTGCCTGTCATTGGAATTAGAAAATACTTACGGAGCAAAGCTGTGGCTTGAAAGAATTTTCTGCCTCGGTATGTTCATATTTGCGATTTTCTGTGGCTTTAACTATCTCAATGTACAGAATATACTGCCGCTTTGCAAGAGCAAAAACCGCTTCATGCACTATGTCGGCATAATACTGCTTGATGTGGCAGTGATTTTTGCTCTATTTGTGATTATGTTCATTATAGAGTCTGTTGCATTCCCTATAAAATGA
- a CDS encoding CPBP family intramembrane glutamic endopeptidase — protein sequence MLYKQENITLVDEVRKTGRGNRVWIEILKFLAVLTPINLIMVFAGEAIKAALFQKSVINEEISMIIQLYECALGIGLVVLYCCCIEKRTFMSMGFMKRHVCKQYIKGACVGAMLISALVWMGVLFNTFIFNGFNVNLDKKSIFLFLGGFLLQGFYEELVFRGFFMISIIRKNTIFVAVMVNSILFGLTHGFNNGFQVLALLNLILFGIFESIYLLKTGNIWGISAIHSMWNFIQGNIYGFNVSGMAQSQSIFIFKISNCEIFSGGTFGLEGSLLTTIVLLSAINMVILYNTALQLQ from the coding sequence ATGTTATATAAACAGGAAAATATTACATTGGTTGATGAGGTAAGAAAAACAGGAAGAGGAAATAGGGTTTGGATTGAAATATTGAAATTCTTGGCTGTTCTTACACCTATAAATTTGATAATGGTATTTGCGGGGGAGGCAATAAAAGCTGCATTATTTCAGAAGTCGGTGATTAACGAAGAGATATCCATGATTATTCAATTATATGAATGTGCTTTGGGAATTGGTTTGGTTGTATTGTATTGTTGCTGCATTGAAAAAAGAACTTTTATGAGTATGGGTTTTATGAAAAGACATGTATGCAAGCAGTATATAAAAGGTGCGTGTGTAGGTGCCATGCTGATATCAGCCTTAGTATGGATGGGAGTTCTTTTCAATACTTTTATTTTTAATGGATTCAATGTGAATTTGGATAAAAAAAGTATATTCTTATTTCTTGGCGGATTTTTGTTGCAGGGATTTTACGAAGAGTTAGTATTTCGTGGATTTTTCATGATATCTATAATCAGAAAAAATACCATATTTGTAGCGGTGATGGTTAATTCTATTTTATTTGGATTAACACATGGTTTCAATAATGGATTTCAAGTACTTGCTTTATTAAATTTGATATTATTTGGAATATTCGAGTCAATCTATTTATTGAAAACTGGAAATATTTGGGGCATTAGTGCAATACATAGCATGTGGAATTTTATACAAGGAAATATTTATGGTTTTAATGTATCGGGAATGGCACAATCACAAAGCATATTTATATTTAAAATCAGCAATTGTGAAATATTTAGTGGAGGAACATTCGGACTGGAAGGAAGTTTACTTACAACTATAGTATTATTAAGTGCAATCAATATGGTTATATTATATAACACAGCTTTACAGCTTCAATAA
- a CDS encoding ABC transporter permease, with translation MENKETLSNPQASYLTKLKGVIFWSLIRHKYLVPVFSVAQAAFAIAIICGMALFLPQLDDTSVVYLSSGALTLGMIAVGCVLAPQIVSEAKQNGIFEYQRTLPVSRSIILLADIIIWGIASVPGVIMGCIASVLRFDINLNITGQSCLIILLTQFTLICIGFCIAYWLPPSAMALATQVIMIGGLLFSPITYPAERLPEWSMYIYNVLPFVPISNLIRSALFLAKSISLSDLIVVVFWAVVAFILSLCALSKKE, from the coding sequence ATGGAGAATAAAGAAACATTATCAAACCCGCAGGCATCTTATTTGACAAAACTTAAAGGAGTGATATTTTGGAGCTTGATAAGACACAAATATCTGGTGCCGGTATTCAGTGTGGCACAGGCTGCATTTGCGATTGCAATAATATGTGGAATGGCACTATTTCTTCCACAGCTTGATGATACATCGGTTGTTTATTTATCGTCCGGGGCATTGACTTTAGGCATGATTGCGGTCGGATGTGTTTTAGCACCACAGATTGTAAGTGAGGCAAAACAAAATGGGATATTTGAATATCAAAGAACGCTTCCAGTTTCAAGAAGCATTATTTTGTTAGCAGATATTATCATATGGGGAATTGCATCAGTTCCGGGCGTGATTATGGGTTGTATTGCTTCGGTACTGCGTTTTGATATAAATCTAAATATAACGGGACAAAGTTGCCTGATTATATTGCTTACACAGTTTACATTGATTTGTATCGGATTTTGTATTGCCTACTGGCTTCCACCTAGTGCAATGGCATTGGCAACACAGGTAATTATGATAGGTGGACTGCTTTTTTCACCGATAACATATCCAGCGGAAAGACTCCCGGAGTGGTCTATGTATATTTATAATGTGCTGCCATTTGTTCCTATAAGTAATTTAATAAGGTCTGCGTTATTTTTGGCGAAGTCTATAAGTCTGTCAGATTTGATAGTAGTTGTTTTTTGGGCTGTCGTTGCATTTATTCTTTCTCTTTGTGCATTGTCAAAAAAAGAATGA
- a CDS encoding ABC transporter ATP-binding protein, translating to MKANNLIIDSISKTYKKGKIRANDNISLELYPSEITALIGHNGAGKTTLLNQIIGNAKPDSGDITYKGISLVKNSKVARELVSIMPQFHAPLEGVTLRQSIESILRIKGVSEKQVHLCTKQVLKDLDIEQWADQAGNKLSGGLQRLTSFAMAVAYPSDIILLDEPTNDVDPIRRKLTWQYMRKLAKEGHMIFVVTHNLLEVEQYTDRYILLNKGRIIRDDSTAVISNDYVSNVMIVSLHDTDELHDLPEAETSEYKEDEMQLVLTLSENQVSNAVNWLMELIRQGKVLNYKFTSATLDMQYGGMIDGE from the coding sequence ATGAAAGCAAATAATTTAATTATTGATTCAATCAGTAAAACATATAAAAAAGGGAAGATAAGAGCCAATGATAATATTTCATTAGAACTGTATCCTTCTGAAATCACTGCACTTATCGGACATAATGGCGCGGGGAAAACGACTCTGCTGAATCAGATTATAGGTAATGCCAAACCTGACAGTGGAGATATTACTTATAAGGGAATATCATTGGTAAAAAATTCAAAAGTAGCCAGAGAACTGGTATCCATAATGCCCCAGTTTCATGCTCCGCTTGAAGGAGTAACACTAAGGCAGTCCATAGAATCTATTTTGAGAATCAAAGGAGTATCTGAAAAGCAGGTGCATTTATGCACAAAACAAGTGTTAAAGGATTTGGATATTGAGCAGTGGGCTGACCAGGCAGGAAATAAATTATCCGGTGGTTTACAGAGACTGACCTCTTTTGCAATGGCAGTGGCATACCCATCAGACATAATTCTGCTTGACGAGCCCACAAATGATGTTGATCCAATAAGACGTAAGTTGACATGGCAGTATATGAGAAAACTAGCAAAAGAGGGGCATATGATTTTTGTTGTCACCCATAATCTACTTGAAGTTGAACAGTATACAGACAGATATATTTTACTGAATAAAGGTCGTATAATTCGTGACGATTCTACGGCTGTTATTAGTAATGACTACGTTTCAAATGTAATGATAGTATCCCTGCATGATACGGACGAGTTGCACGATCTACCGGAAGCCGAAACCAGTGAATATAAAGAAGATGAAATGCAGTTGGTTCTTACCTTGTCTGAAAATCAGGTTTCAAATGCTGTTAATTGGCTGATGGAGCTTATAAGACAGGGAAAAGTTTTGAATTATAAGTTTACATCTGCAACATTGGATATGCAATATGGAGGTATGATAGATGGAGAATAA
- a CDS encoding ABC transporter permease has protein sequence MKINRLFSLELERNSLRPYQIAVEVGTVFILGFIYLMAAIPKIDPGDSDAELFSSYNFVIGLTLVVMMGIFSVISATMSSKFIVDEYRGKKAILLFSYPISRKKIMETKILLVFLFTFGSMLISGAIVLAVFMITESLVPIGNDIASLGLMLTSIIYLVCYALIAAFCGIASSWIGFRKQSVIATIVASCIIMVTMCQIVAMTFFSGVAMILLLAGMGIITFLAVESMLSQARKMEI, from the coding sequence ATGAAAATAAACAGATTATTTTCTCTGGAATTGGAAAGAAATAGCTTACGACCATATCAAATTGCTGTTGAGGTAGGCACTGTTTTTATACTGGGCTTTATATATTTAATGGCAGCAATACCCAAAATTGATCCAGGGGATAGCGATGCAGAATTATTTAGTTCTTACAATTTTGTAATAGGACTGACATTGGTGGTCATGATGGGAATTTTTTCTGTAATCTCGGCAACGATGTCATCAAAGTTTATTGTGGATGAGTATCGAGGGAAAAAAGCAATTTTACTATTTTCATATCCAATCAGTCGAAAAAAAATAATGGAAACCAAGATACTATTAGTATTTTTATTTACATTTGGTTCGATGTTGATAAGTGGAGCAATAGTACTCGCAGTTTTCATGATAACAGAAAGCTTAGTTCCAATTGGCAATGACATTGCAAGTTTAGGACTTATGTTAACAAGTATTATATATTTAGTATGTTATGCTCTGATTGCTGCATTTTGTGGTATTGCTTCGAGTTGGATTGGGTTCAGAAAGCAGTCTGTTATTGCAACAATAGTTGCATCCTGCATTATTATGGTTACAATGTGTCAGATAGTAGCTATGACATTTTTTTCTGGAGTGGCGATGATATTGCTTTTGGCTGGTATGGGAATTATTACATTTTTAGCCGTTGAGAGCATGTTAAGTCAGGCAAGAAAAATGGAAATTTAA
- a CDS encoding ABC transporter ATP-binding protein, with protein sequence MELKDVYIVKTNNLSKSYNKKTVINSCNMSVKKGRIYCLVGQNGAGKTTLFKILLGLTSATQGTATVLGMDCKNESLEILARTGSLIETPVFYEHISARKNLKIHLEYMDCKDADKKIESILEKVGLKDSADQHVSTFSLGMRQRLAIARALVHEPSLLILDEPINGMDPVGIRDMRELFRNLSEQGVTILMSSHFLSEVELVADDIGFLVNGTIVREVQSQDISQQNAGGLEDYFMKAIQGE encoded by the coding sequence ATGGAACTTAAAGATGTATATATTGTAAAAACAAATAATTTATCGAAGTCTTATAATAAAAAAACGGTTATAAATAGCTGCAATATGAGTGTAAAAAAAGGAAGGATATATTGTTTGGTTGGACAAAATGGTGCGGGAAAGACAACACTATTTAAGATATTGCTGGGATTAACATCAGCCACGCAGGGAACGGCAACAGTTCTGGGAATGGACTGTAAAAATGAAAGCTTGGAAATTCTTGCCAGAACAGGAAGTCTAATAGAAACTCCGGTTTTTTATGAACACATTTCAGCAAGAAAGAATTTAAAAATACATTTAGAGTATATGGACTGCAAAGATGCTGACAAAAAAATTGAAAGTATATTGGAAAAAGTCGGGTTGAAGGATTCGGCAGATCAGCATGTATCTACTTTTTCGCTGGGAATGCGTCAGAGACTTGCTATTGCGAGAGCACTTGTACATGAACCAAGTTTACTAATTCTTGATGAACCAATAAATGGAATGGATCCAGTTGGAATAAGAGATATGAGAGAGTTATTTCGTAATCTTTCAGAACAGGGAGTCACAATTTTGATGTCCAGTCATTTTCTATCTGAGGTAGAATTGGTTGCAGATGATATAGGTTTTTTGGTTAATGGAACAATCGTGCGTGAGGTTCAGTCACAGGATATATCACAACAAAATGCCGGTGGACTGGAAGATTATTTTATGAAAGCGATTCAAGGAGAGTGA
- a CDS encoding TetR/AcrR family transcriptional regulator, whose product MARNKYPELTVEKILEVSQRLFLEKGYEQTTIQDIVDNLGGLTKGAVYHHFKSKEEIINALGDKMFLSNNPFNVVKEQNELNGLQKIQKAMMLNQEDSERATLSKNMIPLLENPRILAGMIESQRKYLSPKFYELIEEGIEDGSISTEYPKELAEILPLLELWLMPSVFPASEEEMQHKVMFVKEMFERMGVPLFNDQILSMIDVKIK is encoded by the coding sequence ATGGCAAGAAATAAGTATCCAGAATTAACAGTGGAGAAGATTTTGGAAGTATCACAAAGACTTTTCTTAGAGAAAGGATACGAGCAAACAACAATTCAAGATATTGTTGATAATTTAGGAGGACTAACCAAAGGAGCAGTGTATCATCATTTTAAATCCAAAGAGGAGATTATAAATGCTTTGGGTGATAAGATGTTTTTGAGTAATAATCCTTTCAATGTGGTCAAAGAACAGAATGAATTAAATGGATTGCAGAAAATTCAGAAAGCTATGATGTTAAATCAGGAAGATTCAGAACGAGCCACATTGTCAAAAAATATGATTCCACTATTGGAGAATCCTCGTATATTGGCTGGAATGATAGAATCACAAAGAAAATACCTGTCACCAAAGTTTTATGAACTGATTGAAGAAGGCATTGAAGATGGTTCTATTAGTACGGAGTATCCGAAAGAATTGGCAGAAATCCTGCCATTGTTGGAATTGTGGCTAATGCCATCTGTATTTCCAGCATCAGAAGAAGAAATGCAACATAAAGTGATGTTTGTAAAAGAGATGTTTGAGCGTATGGGTGTGCCATTATTCAACGACCAAATATTATCGATGATTGATGTAAAAATAAAATAA
- a CDS encoding type II toxin-antitoxin system HicB family antitoxin, which produces MKQVYPVIFTQLKDKKDTVLINVPDMGILTEGFGLSDAIEMARDAIGANGITLQDLGREIPVPSDISDIDIKNGTFDKDGISHVSFVDIDFDEYRRKTDNKTVRRNVTLPNWLNQEAEKSHINVSRVLQEALMVKLGVSR; this is translated from the coding sequence ATGAAACAGGTATATCCAGTTATATTTACACAATTAAAGGATAAGAAAGACACCGTGCTTATTAATGTTCCTGATATGGGTATATTAACAGAGGGCTTCGGTCTGTCAGACGCTATAGAGATGGCTCGCGATGCCATTGGGGCAAATGGAATCACATTACAGGATCTAGGCAGGGAAATTCCGGTTCCAAGTGATATTTCAGATATTGACATCAAAAATGGTACTTTTGACAAAGATGGTATTAGTCATGTTTCATTTGTGGATATAGATTTTGATGAATACCGCCGCAAGACCGACAATAAAACGGTACGAAGAAATGTCACTCTCCCTAATTGGCTTAATCAGGAAGCTGAGAAATCCCATATCAACGTATCTCGCGTTTTGCAGGAGGCTCTCATGGTAAAGCTAGGTGTATCAAGATAA
- a CDS encoding iron-containing alcohol dehydrogenase yields the protein MYNFTFNIPTKIHFGKDTISSLSELKAYGSKVLLVYGGGSIKKNGLYDTAMKILKDAGLTVFELSGVEPNPKIETVRKGVEICKNEGIDMVLAIGGGSTIDCSKVVAAGAKYDGDAWDLVLDGSKVKAALPIFDVLTLSATGTEMDPFAVISDMSKNEKWGTGSPYMVPTMSILNPEYTFSVSKKQTAAGTADMMSHTMENYFSMENADCQKFMAEGLLRTMIKNGPVALAQPDNYEARANLMWAGTHAINGVVGDGCSPAWCVHPMEHELSAFYDITHGEGLAILTPAWMEHILNDDTLPMFVEFAKNVWGLSGDDDYALAHAGIDALKKFFFETMGIPANLRAVGITDDRNFEVMAKKACEGSKGSFVPLSKDDIVEIYRAAF from the coding sequence ATGTACAATTTTACATTCAACATTCCAACAAAGATTCATTTCGGAAAGGATACCATTTCGAGCTTATCAGAGCTCAAGGCATATGGCAGCAAGGTGCTTTTGGTGTACGGAGGCGGCTCTATAAAGAAAAACGGTCTCTACGATACCGCAATGAAAATCCTTAAGGATGCGGGGCTGACCGTGTTTGAGCTTAGCGGAGTGGAGCCAAACCCAAAGATTGAGACAGTCAGAAAGGGTGTTGAAATCTGTAAAAATGAGGGTATCGACATGGTGCTTGCAATAGGTGGCGGCAGTACAATCGATTGCTCAAAGGTTGTTGCAGCAGGTGCAAAGTATGATGGTGATGCATGGGATTTGGTGCTTGATGGCTCGAAGGTCAAGGCGGCACTTCCGATATTTGATGTGCTTACTCTTTCCGCAACCGGAACAGAGATGGATCCTTTTGCTGTTATCTCTGATATGTCTAAAAATGAAAAGTGGGGAACAGGATCGCCGTATATGGTGCCAACTATGTCAATATTAAATCCTGAATATACTTTTTCGGTATCAAAAAAACAGACTGCAGCAGGAACCGCAGATATGATGAGCCATACAATGGAGAATTATTTTTCTATGGAGAATGCTGACTGCCAGAAATTTATGGCAGAGGGATTGTTACGTACAATGATTAAAAATGGACCGGTTGCCCTCGCACAGCCTGACAACTACGAGGCCAGAGCCAACCTGATGTGGGCAGGCACCCATGCAATCAACGGTGTTGTGGGTGACGGCTGTTCACCGGCATGGTGCGTACATCCTATGGAGCATGAGCTGAGCGCTTTCTATGATATTACCCACGGAGAGGGACTTGCAATACTCACACCGGCGTGGATGGAGCACATACTAAATGACGACACACTTCCGATGTTTGTGGAGTTTGCAAAAAATGTCTGGGGACTTTCCGGTGATGATGACTATGCACTTGCACACGCAGGCATTGATGCACTGAAGAAATTCTTCTTTGAGACAATGGGCATTCCGGCAAATCTAAGAGCTGTGGGAATCACAGACGACAGGAACTTTGAGGTGATGGCAAAGAAGGCCTGCGAGGGTTCAAAGGGATCGTTTGTACCGCTTAGCAAGGACGATATTGTGGAGATTTACAGAGCAGCATTCTAA
- the bilS gene encoding flavodoxin family protein BilS, whose amino-acid sequence MHNENYSIIFSSMTGNTRKLADKIHEILPKESCDYFGTADASGIESELLYIGFWTDKGNADSDTLDFLSKLKNKKIFLFGTAGFGGSDAYFQRILGNVKSTIDSSNTIVGEYMCQGKMPQSVRERYVKMKENPEHPDNIDALIENFDKALSHPDSDDLERLKNIII is encoded by the coding sequence ATGCACAACGAAAATTATTCAATAATATTCAGTAGTATGACCGGCAACACACGTAAGCTGGCTGATAAAATTCATGAAATACTACCAAAGGAGAGCTGTGATTATTTTGGCACGGCTGATGCCAGTGGGATAGAATCCGAATTGCTATACATTGGATTTTGGACGGACAAGGGAAACGCGGATAGCGATACATTAGATTTCTTATCTAAATTGAAAAATAAAAAGATATTTCTGTTCGGAACAGCCGGTTTTGGAGGAAGTGATGCATATTTTCAAAGGATTCTTGGCAATGTTAAAAGCACCATTGATTCAAGCAACACCATTGTAGGAGAGTATATGTGTCAGGGCAAAATGCCACAGTCTGTGCGGGAGCGCTATGTGAAAATGAAAGAAAACCCGGAGCATCCGGATAATATTGATGCGCTGATTGAAAATTTTGACAAGGCTTTATCACATCCTGATTCAGATGATTTGGAGAGATTAAAAAATATTATTATTTAG
- a CDS encoding AAA family ATPase: MIYLSSFRLSKRKVNNPNIYPYNVFRDKYIEPFVFRPITVLYGNNGSGKSTLLNIIANCLQLKGKEYATSNSFGSVDYCGSFSRECFYTLGEDDYGNTINKLPENSRYIKSEDILYEIKKIQQKQILSDGMEYDYVKRGMSLLEAKKFLASKEGCKQEEYIKFAQEKYSNGETSMQYFEEYLQPDALYLLDEPEVSLSPANQVMLAEEINKMARLLECQFIIATHSPFMLGTLNAKIYNLDTKEYDVTKWSDLDNVRYFYNFFKKHEDEFKV, translated from the coding sequence ATGATATATTTAAGTAGTTTTAGATTAAGTAAAAGAAAAGTGAATAATCCTAATATTTATCCCTACAATGTATTCCGGGATAAGTATATTGAACCATTTGTTTTTAGACCTATCACTGTACTTTATGGGAACAATGGCTCAGGTAAATCAACACTTTTAAATATTATAGCCAATTGCTTACAACTAAAAGGGAAAGAATATGCAACGAGCAATTCATTTGGAAGCGTTGATTACTGTGGTTCGTTTTCCAGAGAATGTTTCTATACTTTGGGGGAAGATGATTATGGAAATACAATAAATAAATTACCGGAAAACAGCCGATATATTAAAAGTGAAGATATATTGTATGAGATTAAGAAGATACAACAAAAGCAGATATTATCAGATGGCATGGAGTATGATTACGTTAAGAGAGGTATGTCTTTACTTGAAGCAAAAAAATTTTTAGCATCTAAAGAAGGGTGTAAGCAGGAAGAATATATAAAATTTGCACAGGAAAAATATTCTAACGGAGAGACATCAATGCAATATTTTGAGGAGTATTTACAACCAGATGCATTATATTTGTTGGATGAACCGGAAGTTTCGCTTTCACCTGCGAATCAGGTTATGTTAGCAGAGGAAATTAATAAAATGGCAAGGTTGTTAGAATGCCAGTTTATTATTGCAACGCATTCACCATTTATGCTTGGAACATTAAATGCTAAAATATACAATCTTGATACGAAAGAGTATGATGTTACAAAATGGAGTGATTTGGATAATGTACGATATTTTTATAATTTCTTCAAAAAACATGAAGATGAATTTAAAGTCTAA
- a CDS encoding nitroreductase family protein, whose protein sequence is MILGEESGLEDTVEAALRQIDEKRIVEICDSLSIGAAIENMILTATGYGLGTLWIANTCFAYNELMDFIGTASQLTGIVAVGFAYEAPAKRPRKPLEEIVEYR, encoded by the coding sequence ATGATTTTAGGAGAAGAAAGTGGACTAGAAGATACGGTTGAGGCAGCGCTCAGACAAATTGATGAGAAACGAATCGTTGAAATTTGTGATTCACTGTCCATAGGTGCGGCAATTGAAAATATGATTCTCACGGCAACGGGATATGGATTAGGTACCTTATGGATTGCCAATACTTGCTTTGCCTACAATGAGTTGATGGATTTTATCGGAACAGCCAGCCAGTTGACAGGAATTGTTGCTGTTGGCTTTGCCTATGAAGCTCCGGCTAAAAGACCAAGGAAACCATTGGAAGAAATCGTTGAGTATAGATAG
- a CDS encoding transporter truncation, with translation MFTNIALLLIMDISMALITGVILFQMNPKLFAVIVMMTIISIVLVFIFKHPYKKINEEQMQQGNLINFCM, from the coding sequence ATGTTTACAAATATAGCATTATTGCTTATCATGGATATATCAATGGCTCTTATCACAGGTGTGATACTGTTTCAGATGAACCCAAAGCTTTTTGCGGTAATTGTAATGATGACAATCATAAGTATAGTGCTGGTATTTATATTTAAACATCCTTATAAGAAGATAAATGAGGAGCAGATGCAGCAGGGAAATTTGATTAATTTTTGTATGTAA
- a CDS encoding CPBP family intramembrane glutamic endopeptidase: MYKTTMKKIYKVTIMVYAIIFIIGYLGGFKYMNIVLNHYIEYSDYIMYALIFFLSIGIFYPFLREGFKTFDKEILNEISTVFLIIAFLSVLIQVLLGEGEEKALSASVIIKIIIFSPVIEELFNRCAVITILKTILKADNVAYMLISAVIFAMFHINSLKQSGFMPEISNLLIYFILGMGCAYVYLRTNNIVSAIVLHMFWNVSIVGGIISGIAHR; the protein is encoded by the coding sequence TTGTACAAAACAACAATGAAAAAAATATATAAAGTTACGATAATGGTATATGCCATAATATTTATAATAGGATATCTTGGTGGGTTTAAATACATGAATATTGTATTAAACCATTATATAGAATATAGCGACTATATAATGTATGCTTTAATCTTTTTTTTATCAATAGGTATATTTTACCCATTTTTGAGGGAAGGATTTAAAACCTTTGATAAAGAGATTTTAAATGAAATTAGTACAGTATTTTTAATAATAGCATTTTTGTCAGTATTAATTCAAGTTTTGCTGGGAGAAGGAGAAGAGAAGGCGTTATCGGCTAGTGTTATAATTAAAATTATAATATTTTCACCAGTAATAGAAGAATTATTTAATAGATGTGCAGTTATTACTATTCTAAAAACTATATTAAAGGCAGATAATGTTGCTTATATGTTAATAAGTGCAGTTATATTTGCAATGTTTCACATAAATAGCTTAAAACAGAGTGGATTTATGCCGGAAATAAGCAATTTATTAATATATTTCATACTTGGAATGGGATGTGCATATGTATATTTACGCACTAATAATATCGTATCAGCAATCGTACTGCATATGTTTTGGAATGTGTCTATAGTTGGTGGGATAATAAGTGGCATTGCACATAGATGA